DNA sequence from the Pelecanus crispus isolate bPelCri1 chromosome 4, bPelCri1.pri, whole genome shotgun sequence genome:
AGATGTCAGAGtgctgacatttctttttttttcgtGTCTGATCCCTGTGGTGATTTATTTCATTGTGGTGCCATGTATAAAAAGACtgctttaaatgcattttctttatcaATACAAGCATTAGCTAGTGTGTGTTCAGACACCTTAGCAATCGCAGAGTACCCACAAAAattacacaaatatttgcaaactgTTAATTGCAAATATCAGGCAAACCAGTATCAATTATATCTAAGAAGCTTGAATAACTTCCCGTttgaaaaagggggggggggtatttgaaacatatttttattatttattcttagaaaatattcttattgTATGCTACAGACCAAGTAAGTATAAAAAGGCTgggaaatctgtatttaaaataatgtaacatGTACTCACCAGATTTTGCAAATTActaaaggaaaatgcttttttttttcctgctgaaagaGTAGTTTCTGATTTAAATCACAATTGCATATCTATTCAACTTTTTATCTGACTTGCAGAATTCAGTAAAACAATTAGTGACCCAACATtactttttctgtcaaaatgagAAGTCAGACGCTGATGAAAGTAACAGTGCTATTGCTGTTCTTGTTTTAAGTTccaagtattttctctttttttcttttttttataatttttaaccTATTTTAATAGCAAGTGAAAGTAAAATTAGCAATGGAATAACAAACTGAAAGGGATCGGTTTGAGAAGATAGAAAGGGAGCATTTGGGCAAGGTCTCTTCCCTTAGCTGAACAGCTCGACCCGACTGAGGCAAGGCAGCACATCGTTTCGGTCTCCCCCAacctgctgtttttcagagcaaaagAAGTTGAAACCTAACATGTGTGCCCGGCTGTCGTTTGAACGTATTTTGAATATTAGAGCCAGATTTTTACTGCCGAGCCGTACCCAAGGACCCTGTTGCCCAAGTAACGCTAGCAAAACCACCCTGGCAGGGTTTCACGGGAGACCTCAGCGGTCCCTCGCCGCTCACCCAcgggcagcacagctgcagctgtgcaagcacacacgcacccccccacacacccccacacacacccccacacacccccacacacacccccacacacccccaaTAAGCCATTTGGCTGAGTCTTCTGCTGAGTTCTGCTATGTCCAGATTTCACTCTCTGCATTTGAGGGGCCACACTTTTTGAGCACATCAGTTCTACAGCTCACAGAAAGCTGCATAATTACGGACACTAAAATACCGTGTGTCACGGTTTGTTCCCGGTGAAAAGCGCCCTGTAGCTTTGAGAGTCTGAAAATAACCAGGCTGTGAAAATTGGAACCATTTTTTCACATAGCACCAAACCAAAATCCCCTGTTACTTTATCCTCTCcccaactgtattttaaaatcagccaGCTTTTGGTGGCCTCACACTTTGCACTGGTTCTAGGATGCACAAGCAGGAGTATGTCAAGCCACCCCAAAATTCCCTGTGCATCCCGTATCGTCAGCTCAGGTGCCTCAGGGAAGTCTATCCACTTTGCTTCACTGAATTGCAAGCAAACCTTGAATTCTTCATTTTGTAATACACCATAACAAGCCTTGTGAAGCAAATATGGATGAGATGGGATTTGCAGTTATGATGTGATTCTGGAGCGCATCTTCACCTGGCTTTGCCTGACACAACTCTCTGGAGCCTTCTGGTCCCTGAATACCAGCATCCTCTGGCAGATACCACAACACAGCATCCTGGCCTAGCAGTTACTGTTCTCCAGCACATCAAAACAGCAGCATGAACAATTGTAAACAAAGCTTAAcccacagagaaaaaagacCATTTAATAGAATGTGCTGGCAAAAGCACGTCTCAAAAAAAGCTGAAACCAGGTAGTTGAAACCGTTAGTGGAGTGGGGACCATAACAAAAATGGCCACAGTTGTAACAGATTTGAATATTCACAACGTGACATTTTGCATGTAATCTTTAATGTTCAAACAGTAGAAATGACTAATTTTAAATTAgggttacaaaaaaaaaacctttcagtgaagaagCATTGCAAGAGTTGAGACGTAGAAACATCTTTCTTCCAAAAGCCAAAAGATTTTTAACCGAGCACTGCAAATACTTAGCCACTTGTGTAACTCTGCGTAAGTATCACACCATTCAGGTTCTTTTACAAATATGTCAGTTAGTGTTTCAGGGGGCAAAGGATTTGCAATCAACacttgaagagaaagagaagtagGAAAGAGAAGTGTACAAAAAAGAAGGGCAGTGATGGGAGCCCTCATCTTGTGTGCTCAGGTGCAGAAGCTTGTAAAGATTTAAAGCTGATATGAAAACTTCACGAGAGACCAGTCTGGTTTTATGACCAGACAATCCTCCCTTATAATCAGGTTGATGAGTGGTAAATATTCACCAGCCTGGGGGAGCTGGCGGGGTGATCACAACATCAAGTGTCCTGCGCGCCACTGCTGTTCAAGGTGCTCGCAGTGCAAATACTTGCTCACCTACATCACAAGTGAGATATCGCTGGGATTCATAGGAGGGGAATGATTTAATTTGGAATTTCTCTTTATAAAAAATCTCAGAGATAGAACAGAGTATGGAAAAGAgtacccaaccagtttttcagGGACAAAGTATGGACAGATAAGATCTGAGCTATAGCTTATTTGCTTAGTAGGGTAACTCCTGAAGTCCCACCTTGGATTTGAATCAGACAAGCCACTGCATCCATTCCTGTGGAAACACATGAGTTGGGGCTCGGTCAAAACAGACACAGGTCATTATCTCGGGATCCATGTGGAGAGAGAATCATCCTACTGTGCTATGTGCCATCTTGTATGGCACCATACTATAAGCCCCTCAAAGGTCAGTTCTGAGCTAGCTGAAggacagggaaagggagaaTAAAAATCTTGCTGCACTAAGAAATCCCCCAGGGGATTTCCTCTATGGGCAGCAGAAACTGTGGGATGAGACAGATCTGCAAGACCTGAGATggtgcagggcagaggggacagaTAACctgaggaggaggggagcaCCACAACTCAGGAGGAATGTACAGCAGTGCGTGTTGACCCCGCTCTGTCTTCCAGCACACCTTCTTCTTACACACCTGGAGTGTCCACCTCCTTAGCCTGGCTTTCTGTGCAGGAGGGTAACTTGGCCCAAGTAGATACGTCAGGATTTGACTCTTAGAATTGCCAGGCTCCCTAGGACGCAAAGCCTGTTTCAGTCTTATTTTGATACAACCCAGGCAGTTATACTTAGTATgcaaactcaaaaaaaaaagttatttagcCATTCTAAACACTCAGATTCAACATTGCCATGTACTTAATTTTTTACTATAGTAGGTGACTGGTTTCACAAAAAACACTGTTTAGAAAAGAAGTGTactaaaaatactttgagaATTTTAGTGCTCatgaaaaaatacctttcaTCCCTGCAGACTGAAATCTTTTGCCTCCAGAATTATGGCAGGGACAACAGAGGTGATGATAGCACAGACTCATCTCTGCCACCCCAACTGCGTGTCTCAACCAGCCCTGACTGCAAGCCAGCCCTTCTGGGGCTATAACTAGGTGAGGTCTAGGAAGAATCAGGTTAGTTTCTTCCTGATTCGTCCCATATTTGACCATATTGCTGGGGAACAAGATTAAGATAATAAATCTCACAAAGCCACAGCATGGCTGTCCCAATTTCACTAAGTTTTGATCACTCCTATGCTGGACATACTGGATTTGATTACTGTTATGCAGTGACTCAAGCATGTCTAAGAAGTGCTAGGCTTGCCTGCAGGCCATGTATTATATGGATAGGACGATTTGCTTCTGTGGTTAGCTAGAGGAAGAACTTCCaaaatatgcaaacaaaatgTCAGGATTTTACAACATATACAAGAGCCTTTTAAATAGAATACACAGTAGTCAGATTTTATACATGAAGttcttaaagtaaaaaaaaacctccacatGGACAGACATTTCAAGAGGTGGGGGTTGACCCAGGCAGAAGTTtgtctttaaataaatgcagacaAACCAACAACTGAGGAACATcatcaacagcaacaaaatcagGAGAGCTGTTATCTGCAGATCTCCAGGCTAGGCCCACTCCAGTCCCGGCTAGCAAAGTCCAAAGATAGGCTTGTGAATAAGGGCATGTACCtgcacctttcttttttcaagatAGCGCCCATGTGTGTTGAGGGGGAGCAGATCAGGTAGAGTGCACATCTCTCACTAGGGGCACCTGCACTGTGGTCCTGCCAGGAGTCCTTTGATTCAGCTCCTATTCTCTCTGCCGCAGTATCTTTgtgcaaagacagaaagaacGAACGCGGGCAAAACCACTGCTGATGGTCCTCAAAAGATCTTGCACTCGTTAATGGAGAAGAGCTTCCTCCTGTTCTGCCTCTTGGCTTGATTGACTGCTGTCCGCACGGCGTACTCAAACACCTGCTGCACCCCTCGGTTGCTGAGGGCAGAGCACTCCAAATAGCCTTTGGCTCGCACTTCCTGGGCGAGCCGCTTCCCATCTATCGGGCTGATGCAGGAGGAATGGTAGGGCCCCATGTCGCGCTGGTCAGTCTGAGTAGCCACTACCAACACGGGGATGCGGGGCAAATGGCTGCGGATCTCGCCAATCCATTTGTTCCTCAGGTTCAGAAAGGAATTGTGGTTTGCCACCGAGTAGCACATTAATACCACGTCTGCCTGTTGGTATGAGAGGGGGCGAATGCTTTTGAAGGCATCGCTGCCAGATGTGTCCCAAAGACCTAGGCTAATCTGTACACCATCCATGAAGACATCCACTCCGGTATTTTCGTATACGGTGGGTCTGTAGTCGTCTGGAAAAGTCTCGGAGGTGAAACGTACCAAAAGAGATGTTTTCCCCACCGCGGAGTCTCCCACCAGGACACACTTGATTGAATCCAGCATTTTATTAACGTCCAGGGCCGAGAGCACTGCCTCAGCACAGCAGGAGTGGGATGGAGAGATGTAGTGGTCTTGGGGGCTCTCTAGATAACTTCCATTTGGTGAGAAACCATTCAAGTCCCTTTACTTCTCAAGGCTTGATTGTGTCACTCGAGCCTAAAATCCCCTTTTCTCTCACacggctctgtggtgctgtcaGTTTTAATTCTTCCGTGAGTCAAATAATGTTTctggaaaagtaaaattaaaatgtaacatttatAACCCACAGAGAACAGACCATTCTTCATCAAGATAAAGCCACCTGGACATGTCTTTGAACAGCCATGGGGAGTACCCCACATTGAGGATGCTGAACCTTGCCATTCCCTCCCAACCAGCTGTGTGTGTAGCAGCCATTCACTTAAATAACCTTCTTGCTGCTCCACAGGGGCTAACAGTCCCATCACCTCTGCCATTCTCCACTGACACCaactattttttccctccaattgtcaaaaaaactaataaaatcaATTTAACTTTGGTATAACTGCTACTAACCTGCTTTTAGTGAGACATTTCCTGCCCCTGACTTTCACCAAACTGCCAAAATCCTGAATCCCTCTTAACTGATCAGTTCACATTCCCTTGGAAAAGTACCCATGCTCTCCAGAGGtagtcaagagaaaaaaaagcccttcacTAACTGATTTGACTATTTAAGTAATCCTATAATGAACAGTAACACAGAACTACTTGTGACAATGAGGAAGCAAAGACTTCAGGTGTGAATGTTGAGCGACATGAACCttaacagttttcaaaagcaatgaagtattcacagcaaaaatacaaaaaagttcAAATTGTTTCTTACAAATCACTTTGAGCAAGCAAGAAGCACAAGCCAAAGAAAGCCACACCACCAGCGCTTGCCTCAGTCAAACAATTTCATTTGAAGGGGATACAGCTGCCCTGACATTTACTCTGTTGTAAAACTGAACTGAGAGTACCTCTTCAGAGTATGTAATTGCTTTTGAGCTCCTGCCAGCATTCAGTCAAATTTTcctattttgaaagcattttcctcttccccactAGCTGTGTGCAGGATTCACCGCTCACAAGATGCTATGAAAATCAGTAACTGCAAAACTGAAGGCAAATTAGTTCTGCtcaacaaaagtaattttaaaaagtatcactgcataatttcaaaatgtccTGTGTATGTTACACTAATAATATATTTCTGCCTCCTTCATGTACGAAGAG
Encoded proteins:
- the RHOH gene encoding rho-related GTP-binding protein RhoH → MLDSIKCVLVGDSAVGKTSLLVRFTSETFPDDYRPTVYENTGVDVFMDGVQISLGLWDTSGSDAFKSIRPLSYQQADVVLMCYSVANHNSFLNLRNKWIGEIRSHLPRIPVLVVATQTDQRDMGPYHSSCISPIDGKRLAQEVRAKGYLECSALSNRGVQQVFEYAVRTAVNQAKRQNRRKLFSINECKIF